The region TTAATCGGGTCACAAGCTTGGCTAATTAAGCTTTTAGATAGAAAAGCAGATTCATTTCACTTATGTTTCAATCTTTcctttttcttcttcaaatgtGGATATCACCTTCGATAGTACAACGTAGTAGCATTTCCTTGCTTCATGTGCATGACATGATTTCTATGACCAATATATTGTAGTAAGAATActaaatgattgaaaaacattctgtttattgaaacaaattgatatattgtaaaatatgccTTCATAATGTTTacttgtaattaaatattctatttatattattttcatcaatgtttAACTGTCAAACCCACCCAATGATGGgtaacattttttttacaataaaatgtGGAGGTTATTGAAGAAGTgaatgtataatgtattgttcTTTATTTCTCATTCTTCTTTCGAAACGGGTTTCGGAACCTGTTCTGGTGCTGGTTTATCAGTTTTCCTGTAGAACTGATGTCCTTTCTTATTTTGGATGTGATCATACTTTGAAGATTTCAAGATATCCGTGGAGCAGTCTTTGACGAAGTCTTGTACCACACATACTTTGGGTTGCTGGCCTTTGAAGGTATCCTTGCAGATTGTAAGATGATCCATGGGTTTCGGATTATCTGATGATTTCTGTACCGGAGGACGGCATATGACTGCTCTTGGTGCGTACTCGCCTAAAATGATAACAGAGGTTGTAAAATGATGCCCCGAGATGAAATCTGTAATGATGAACATGAGGgtatatataatgatatattgAAAACATCTTTGCCACAGAACGAACAATGCGCGGCTCAATGTAGATTTCATCCCACGAAGtaagttttcaaatttgtaAAGGCTAGCCAAAGACAGACGATTATCATTGATAGATTTCAGCACCTTTATAATGACTTCTCTGAATCGATGCGCAATCAAACTTTTCGACAGGTTCCTTGTATTCGTGCACTTTTTTGAAGGAAGCTGGTCTGCATACATCCTtccattcaatgaaattttctttGTAATGAGAAGAACTGTCCATGGGACCCCTATTCCTCAACGGATGGTCCTCGCTGATAGGAATGATAGCCTGAACACGCACTGCGTCTTTTATCCGCTCGAAGTCGTtctaaatatgtatatatatattaaatacgaatatttcagcaattttttgtaaattgaaaaaaaatcttataaGAATAAAGAACGTGTAGTACCGTATACATGGTAGTGAAGTCCATTTTTTGATTTGGCTTCTCATAAGGTTTGCGTTGACCCCATTCCGGTTTTGGTGGTTTCGGTGCTGACCAGGGTTGATATGCCATTCTTTGAATCGTACAACCATCGAAGGGAGTTTTGCTGCCTACGAAAGTTGGACCCCTATTCGCCGGTTTAAAGCAGGGTTGTCTTCTTTGTCCAGGATGTGGTTTGAAATCGGCCATAAACGTTGTTAATCCCTCAAATTTCTGTTGGGTTGGTCTATATTCGTTTTTCTTACATtctatatatgaaaataaagattgtCAATATTTCCCAATTTTTCAAACTCAAACACAtatcgaaatgaaataaaacaaaacataCGTGTACGTGCTACTGGTGTTTTTGGCTTAAAGTCTTGTTTATAACTTGTCATGTCATCAAATTTCGATGAGTcttttgtgttattttgtttCGGTCTTATTGGTTGAACTCTGGTGGTATCTTTGTGTTGTTTGTAATCGGCCTTAAAagtaaaacagaattttcaaaattctatcGGAGGTGGAAGAGCTCCAATTATTCCTTTATGTGCTGTTGTTCCAAATACCTGAACTGTAGAAATGGCATCAAATTTTGAAGTACTATCATTCACTAATTCTCCCGGTAACTTCATAGGGAGAGACCGACATTGAGCCATTTCATTATTACTATAAGGAATATAGGTAAGTTGATTGACTGTGTTGGTAGTGAAATTCCCACCAGGACGATTGTACTCCGATTTTGGCTTGATGA is a window of Tubulanus polymorphus chromosome 2, tnTubPoly1.2, whole genome shotgun sequence DNA encoding:
- the LOC141899144 gene encoding stabilizer of axonemal microtubules 1-like, whose amino-acid sequence is MPHCVSMESQQPRFTVSIGNAREEIELCVKSAKMLAQCICQMCSCGRHRCAKPKDGTWAKRKDATDCKSCTEYQSVYIPRPLEKRITLRPKREDGLENLGYGEDRSKMMCKTNYTEDFKVHEVSQRQCPPKTEYEAPCECMDLVTIYNQDYYKKASGRAALIKPKSEYNRPGGNFTTNTVNQLTYIPYSNNEMAQCRSLPMKLPGELVNDSTSKFDAISTVQADYKQHKDTTRVQPIRPKQNNTKDSSKFDDMTSYKQDFKPKTPVARTQCKKNEYRPTQQKFEGLTTFMADFKPHPGQRRQPCFKPANRGPTFVGSKTPFDGCTIQRMAYQPWSAPKPPKPEWGQRKPYEKPNQKMDFTTMYTNDFERIKDAVRVQAIIPISEDHPLRNRGPMDSSSHYKENFIEWKDVCRPASFKKVHEYKEPVEKFDCASIQRSHYKGEYAPRAVICRPPVQKSSDNPKPMDHLTICKDTFKGQQPKVCVVQDFVKDCSTDILKSSKYDHIQNKKGHQFYRKTDKPAPEQVPKPVSKEE